One Aegilops tauschii subsp. strangulata cultivar AL8/78 chromosome 2, Aet v6.0, whole genome shotgun sequence genomic window, gggaatttgtctttttcaccaaaGGTGGATCAaatcttttgacacccaaccatttgctcaattgtgcattaaatatggcctagtattttagaaagtTGATTTGATCCAATTTTTCAActaatatatggtaggtccttcacaaaaaaacttattttgggcactcaaaaaaatggaaaattgattttttgtgcaaaagaaaataaaaaatccCTTTGTCGATATTGTTTACCAATCCAAGATGTAAGCCTTTGGAAAGTATGATATCATTTGaacaaatatttggtaggtcTTTTACAAAAAAAGAGTCATTTTGAGCActgaaaaatggaaaatgatttttgaCCTATTTAGATGATCATAAAGTCTTCAAATTGTTTGTTGCGTTCTGATTGGTTCATAGACATAACACGCGGATCATGCATCAGACACCGTCGGATGCTCCCGGATCCAACTGCGGACCTCATCCCCTCACCCTCTCACCCACGTAGCCCTCTCACCCCCTCACCCCTCACCCACGCAGACCCCACGCCCCCACTCCCCACCGTTCCAATCCCTTCTCTCCCGCACCCGCACCCGCtcgccaaaccctagccgccgcccccgcccccggcCCCGCACCATGGCCATCGACGGCGAGGAGCCCGAATCACCACGCCTCCCTGTCCCCCGCCACGGCCACAGCGGGCCTTCCGGATCCGCGCCATCGACGAGCTGGATCCGCGCCtgctcgcgccgccgccgtctccccgATCCAAATCGACGCCACCACCCTCTCATCCTCATGCGCCGAGCGCCGCCACCACCCTCTTGTTgccgccacctcctccttcctccaGCACCACCTCTCCAACCCCAGCAACGAGTTCGTGCTCATCTCCGACCCCGCCACCGGCCTCCATTGCTTTCACTCGAAGGAGGTCGTCGGAACCACGACGACCGGCCGGCCCGTGTGTGAGGAGACGAGTGCAACACATGATCCCACCGGAACAAGGCCAGATCGCCAGCGCCTCCCCGCTCGATCCCCTGGCCCCTCCCCTCCGGACACGCCAGCGCCCGGTCGCCGGCCCCGGCCATGGATCCCTACAAGGTACGTACCCCCTTCTTCCCCCTGACCCGGCTCCGCCAGCGTCTGTCTCTATCGCCCCATGGTCCAGCGATCTGATGCTCTGTTTTCTTGATTTCTTGTGTTGTTTGCAGGACCGGCCGACGAGCGAGGCAAACTCTGGCTACTGGACCACCAACTCCGGTGCGCCCGTCTGGAACAACAACAACGCCCTCACCGTCGGACAGTGAGGTCGGtcagccaccccatcccacccaccCCACCTGCCCGATCTGCTCTACTTGCTGCTCCCGTCCATTTTGAGGCTGTACCTATGCCCTATGCTTAGCTTAGATTGCTTCTCCCGTGGTGAAAACAATTGAAATTTGGGGGCATAGGTTGGTTTTCCTTTCAGCTGCATAAATAGAATTGAAAGCATAGGCTCGTTTTTCATTCAGCCACGAATCAATCAGTTCAGAGATAGATACAGGTGCTAGTCCACCATTACAGACATTGTTGATTTGTTATTTGCATTACTAGCTTTTTTGGGGACAGGATTTGTATTATTAGCTGTTCATAGTCCAGTAAACTGCAATAATTCTTAATTAAAATCAACTTTTAAGCATCTGTACAGTTAACCATATGCTAGAGGATTTGAGCTGCTACAACATATGCATTTGAAGTCCCAGTCCAATGGGTGCCATCCATGACTTCAACCTGAACCAAGCATGTGCATTTTTAACTCCTCATCCATAATTATCTGATGTGCTGACACTCTCCCAGGTCGGTCTCCATTGTCTATACCATGATTGGGGACGTCTGCCTGTACATTGTTGGCAATGATGAATATGGTGAGCTTGCTCGTGAGTGATATTGAGATTCAGACATTGCTCTTGTTAAGCGTATTCTCTGTCAAACCTTCACTATCTCACCTCACTTTCACCTTATGCTTGGCACTACTAATACACTGGCTGTGCATTTGTAGGGTCAGAAGGGCAGAGCGATTGAGCAGATAGGGAGGCAGCCGTGCTGCGATAAGGTGGGGCTGAAGAAGGGGCCGTGGACAGAGGAGGAGGACCAGAAgctcgtcgtcttcctcctcACCCTGTTGATCCTGCTATGTGTATGGATGTGTTTATGTGGATTTGGTCTAATCTGTCTCCTCCTGTTGATCTACTGGTCCATGCTCTAGTTCTAATTCATGCCTATGAACTGGTTACTATGGATTTGGTGCTGCTCTAGATTCTTTCTGCACTTATAGTTATGCTATTGCACTGTATACATGTGTAGTCAGTAATTAGTGCTACTGCTTGAACTCAAAATTTCTTTTACAAAGAATAAAAATGATGAGCATTTCTCCAGCCAATGTCTGCAGTAGTTGCTGTTGTGTAGTCATCGGCTGGACCTATGCATTTCATCAAAAATTGCAATGATGTTTGTTGCCTAAGAAACTAGCGAATTATAGAGGCCTGAGATTCTTCTTTTGTTGTACTTGTACATGTACCAGTGTTCTTGGCACTGTGACCTGAAGCAATTAGTTGGCCAATTGGAGTCTTGGCATGCTCTGTTGCTCTCCTAGTTGTTAACCTATGTGCAGTAGTACGTAGGAATAGAGGTATGCTAAATCTAGCATTTTCAAGTATGTTGTGTTGCTGTGACTGCCCTCAGTTTAATAAGTCTGGCATAAGATGTATTTATTTAGACGAAGTATCCGCTTTCCCTGACATAATATGTTCATGTTCACGACAGGCTACCTGCAAAATTGCTGGACGCAACATCAATGTAGCTCTGATCCAGAACCTGGTTCTTGGATGCAACATGCATTGTCCTGGACAGGTATAGCCCCGGTCATACCATAATATGTTAGTGTTCAGTCATGTATACATCTCCATGTTGCAAGCCTACCGTACTTGATAGGATCAGTACTTATTAACTACTCATATGTGCTTGTAGAGAAGAATACAATTATTATGTAACTAGTCCAGATTTTTAACATTTGATGTGCTTCCAAGGGACACTCGTCTCTACTCTTCTATAGAATCCACACTTTGTTCTGGAAGCAAGTCAGTTGTACCATGCTGTTACATCACAACAAGGTGTCATTTTATGTACTGTTGTTGATGCTCCCTAAAGTCTAGATGTAGATGTACTGCTGTTGTTGATGCTCTAGCTGTAGCCTGTACAACTGATGTTTTGCTAATGTAGTGTTACTTTCGCTGCTGCTAGCTGTTGGCTGCTACTAGTTAGTACTTAGTAGTTACTGCTAGCAGTGCTAGTAGCTGCTGCTGCTTCTATTGCTTGTGCAATTGTGCTAGTAGCCAGTAGATGTTCATTGCATGACCTGCACTAGTAGCTAGTAGATGTGCTCGTACACGTACGCTAGTATTGTTGGTGTGTTGAATGTCTTAGTAGAACATCATCAGGTTGATGTGTTGTAGTCAAGTTTTGGAAGTTTTCCCATGCCATGCTTAGTGTTTACTGAACTGAAGTATTTGGGCATTTATGTGCACTGTTCAAGAACTCGGCCGAGTTACCATTTAAATGCCCATTTAATCGCTACTCAGTGCCTAACTGAGGCGAATAGCACATACTCGGTTCATTAAATGGTCAAGCTGATTAACTGGTATTTAATCGGTTGTCAGACGATTAACTGGTTGTCAAACCGATTAATCGGTGATGGGTCAAGTAACTGAAGCGGCATCCATAAAAAAGGGGGTAACCGAAGCGGCAATCCAAGCGACCAGGCCATTATTTGGCCCCGTAACCTCCGGCGCTGCATCCTCCCTCTCCCACATCGCAGCTCTccttcctctccttcctctccTGACTCCTCATGAGTCACGACCATGGCTTCTCCTCGCCGACCCTAGCCACCGCCGGCGATCGCCCTGCTCCCGTTGTCGGCCCTAGCCTCCTTCTCTGACCCCCATCCCCTCCCATCCTCTTCTCCCTGTCTCTCCTCCAGCCCCTACCTGCAGGCAGCAGCAGCGGTGAGCCGGCGACATAGGACAGGCAGCAGCAGCGACCTAGGCCAGGCAGCAGTGCCGGTGACCTAGGCCAAGCAGCAGCGCCGTCAACCCCTCGAACCAGGTCCCCATGGCTTCACCAACCAACAAGGTACATGTCTGCTAAGATTCATCTCAAGGTTTTTAATCTCTGCTATGATCTCCATCTAGTTTGGCAACAAAATTTGCAGGGGTCTATGGTAGGTTCCACCGCTGCAAGTTCTCAAACTCTCAAGACAAATTCAGATAACATGGGTTGGGAGTTCGCAACCTTGATTTATCCTCTAGATTTATCGCGAGTGAAGTGCAAGTTGTGTGGAAAAGAGATGTTTGGAGGGATCAATAGGATGAAGCAACATATTGCTCAGATTAGGGGGCAAGTCACACCCTGCACGGTGGCCAACGCGGATCAGCAAAAGAGGTGTAGGGAAGCTTCTGAGGCATCATGACCAAACCGTCCAGGTAACAATTCTACCTCTTGTCCATGCTTTTTATATGCCTACGAGCTACGGCATTATATGTTAGTATAAATGTATAATACGTAGCTGTGAGCATTGGATTATGTGGGGTACAATATGTGAAAGACTAGTTACATGTTGCCAATATATTCTCATGTGCAGCCGATTAATGATCGACCGATTAATTCAGTTAAACGGCCGATTAACCGATTAATCGCTAATCAGTAATCGACCGAGCAGTTACCAGTTACCGGATTCCCGAACAATGTTTATGTGTAATTTTTATTCTCTAGAATGGATATTTTTTTATTGGCAATCATTTAACTTCCACTATATCTACTAATAATTTATGCAGATCAGTATCTAACGTTGTTGAGGTGGCTGCTGCTGTGACCGAAGATCAGAAGAAGCCTGGAGATGTGCACAATAGTTTTAGTTGATGTTGCCACCATGTTTTGGTGCATGTGTATTTCTTTTTGATTGTTTGCACCCTTGATGGATCGTGCAAACGTGTATGTGCTGTTGTGAGTTTCATTGAGTGATTTCTGGATTTGATCATTTAATTGAGAGAATTATTGATTGTTAGCTGTCGAAATGTGTAAAAGAAATATGTGAATGAAAAGGCTGAATGTTCTATTGGATCGAATAATATTTGGGCTCTAAAAAGGCTATGGCCCAAACAATAGTGGACTGGAATATTGCACATTTATGAAAAAGGGTATAAAAAGGCTTAATTAAATGGACTATGAAATGGATGAGGCCTAGAAATAAAAAGGTCGAATTGTTGAGCTTGGCCCATGAAGCCGATAAAAAATTGATAGAAAAAATATAATAAAAAGGCTGAATTAGTGGGCTCGGCCCATGTAAAGCGTCGAATTGGACCGGGCTGAATCTTATCAATGACCTTTtcaattggtcgcaattttgccatgtcagattgccacgtcggatccgacgtggcctgggcagacagctagcgaccaaaacagaaggtcaTAGAATCaatgaccttttgttttggtcgttGCCTTCCATGACCTTCTCAAAGAGAAGGTCGTCAATTTCAGTTTACGACCACAGCTTTTGAccatctgtttttggtcacaaaaaggtcaccaacgaaaaacaatgacctttcagtgaccaatagtgatggtcacaagttgacatatttatTGTAGTGCAACAAAATCAAGATAGAGAAAATCCAATCGGAAATCAACTTACTATCGCA contains:
- the LOC141041689 gene encoding uncharacterized protein isoform X2 — encoded protein: MMNMGQKGRAIEQIGRQPCCDKVGLKKGPWTEEEDQKLVVFLLTLLILLCATCKIAGRNINVALIQNLVLGCNMHCPGQISI
- the LOC141041689 gene encoding uncharacterized protein isoform X1, with amino-acid sequence MMNMVSLLGQKGRAIEQIGRQPCCDKVGLKKGPWTEEEDQKLVVFLLTLLILLCATCKIAGRNINVALIQNLVLGCNMHCPGQISI